A window from Hemicordylus capensis ecotype Gifberg chromosome 2, rHemCap1.1.pri, whole genome shotgun sequence encodes these proteins:
- the RARG gene encoding retinoic acid receptor gamma isoform X4 → MKTVETQSTSSEEMVPSSPSPPPPPRVYKPCFVCNDKSSGYHYGVSSCEGCKGFFRRSIQKNMVYTCHRDKNCQINKVTRNRCQYCRLQKCFEVGMSKEAVRNDRNKKKKDVKEEVVVDSYEMTPELEELIQKVSKAHQETFPSLCQLGKYTTNSSADHRVQLDLGLWDKFSELATKCIIKIVEFAKRLPGFTTLSIADQITLLKAACLDILMLRICTRYTPEQDTMTFSDGLTLNRTQMHNAGFGPLTDLVFAFAGQLLPLEMDDTETGLLSAICLICGDRMDLEEPEKVDKLQEPLLEALKIYARRRRPNKPYMFPRMLMKITDLRGISTKGAERAITLKMEIPGPMPPLIREMLENPEMFEDELSQPPPLAEPPSSEESPADTKSQEEAP, encoded by the exons CAGTGGAAACCCAGAGCACAAGCTCAGAAGAGATGGTGCCCAGCTCTccttcaccacccccacctccacgtGTCTACAAACCTTGTTTCGTCTGCAACGACAAATCATCCGGCTACCATTATGGGGTCAGCTCCTGTGAGGGCTGCAAG gGCTTCTTCCGCCGAAGCATCCAGAAAAACATGGTCTACACCTGCCACCGGGACAAGAACTGCCAGATCAATAAAGTCACCCGCAACCGCTGCCAGTATTGCCGTCTGCAGAAGTGCTTTGAGGTTGGCATGTCCAAAGAAG CCGTGAGGAACGACcgcaacaaaaagaagaaggacgtgaaagaggaggtggtggtggatagCTATGAAATGACGCCTGAGCTGGAAGAGCTCATCCAGAAGGTCAGCAAGGCTCATCAGgaaaccttcccttccctctgccagCTGGGCAAATACACCACG AACTCCAGTGCAGATCACAGGGTACAGCTGGATCTTGGGCTGTGGGACAAGTTCAGTGAACTGGCCACCAAGTGCATCATCAAGATTGTGGAGTTTGCCAAACGCTTGCCGGGCTTCACCACCCTCAGCATCGCCGACCAGATCACCCTGCTCAAGGCGGCCTGTCTAGACATCCTG ATGCTTCGTATTTGCACCCGCTACACCCCGGAACAGGACACCATGACCTTCTCAGATGGGCTGACCCTGAACCGCACCCAGATGCACAATGCTGGATTTGGGCCCCTCACTGACTTGGTCTTTGCCTTTGCCGGGCAGCTGCTGCCCCTTGAGATGGacgacacagagacaggcctccTCAGCGCTATCTGCCTCATCTGTGGAG ATCGAATGGACCTGGAGGAGCCAGAGAAAGTGGACAAGCTGCAAGAGCCGCTGCTGGAAGCGCTGAAGATATATGCTCGCCGACGCCGGCCCAACAAACCTTACATGTTCCCCCGCATGCTGATGAAAATCACTGACCTGCGGGGAATCAGCACCAAAG GGGCGGAACGAGCCATCACCCTGAAGATGGAGATTCCGGGCCCCATGCCACCTCTCATCCGAGAAATGCTGGAAAATCCTGAGATGTTTGAAGATGAATTGTCACAGCCCCCACCCTTGGCAGAACCGCCTAGCTCCGAGGAGAGCCCAGCTGACACCAAGAGCCAGGAGGAAGCCCCTTAG
- the RARG gene encoding retinoic acid receptor gamma isoform X5 → MVPSSPSPPPPPRVYKPCFVCNDKSSGYHYGVSSCEGCKGFFRRSIQKNMVYTCHRDKNCQINKVTRNRCQYCRLQKCFEVGMSKEAVRNDRNKKKKDVKEEVVVDSYEMTPELEELIQKVSKAHQETFPSLCQLGKYTTNSSADHRVQLDLGLWDKFSELATKCIIKIVEFAKRLPGFTTLSIADQITLLKAACLDILMLRICTRYTPEQDTMTFSDGLTLNRTQMHNAGFGPLTDLVFAFAGQLLPLEMDDTETGLLSAICLICGDRMDLEEPEKVDKLQEPLLEALKIYARRRRPNKPYMFPRMLMKITDLRGISTKGAERAITLKMEIPGPMPPLIREMLENPEMFEDELSQPPPLAEPPSSEESPADTKSQEEAP, encoded by the exons ATGGTGCCCAGCTCTccttcaccacccccacctccacgtGTCTACAAACCTTGTTTCGTCTGCAACGACAAATCATCCGGCTACCATTATGGGGTCAGCTCCTGTGAGGGCTGCAAG gGCTTCTTCCGCCGAAGCATCCAGAAAAACATGGTCTACACCTGCCACCGGGACAAGAACTGCCAGATCAATAAAGTCACCCGCAACCGCTGCCAGTATTGCCGTCTGCAGAAGTGCTTTGAGGTTGGCATGTCCAAAGAAG CCGTGAGGAACGACcgcaacaaaaagaagaaggacgtgaaagaggaggtggtggtggatagCTATGAAATGACGCCTGAGCTGGAAGAGCTCATCCAGAAGGTCAGCAAGGCTCATCAGgaaaccttcccttccctctgccagCTGGGCAAATACACCACG AACTCCAGTGCAGATCACAGGGTACAGCTGGATCTTGGGCTGTGGGACAAGTTCAGTGAACTGGCCACCAAGTGCATCATCAAGATTGTGGAGTTTGCCAAACGCTTGCCGGGCTTCACCACCCTCAGCATCGCCGACCAGATCACCCTGCTCAAGGCGGCCTGTCTAGACATCCTG ATGCTTCGTATTTGCACCCGCTACACCCCGGAACAGGACACCATGACCTTCTCAGATGGGCTGACCCTGAACCGCACCCAGATGCACAATGCTGGATTTGGGCCCCTCACTGACTTGGTCTTTGCCTTTGCCGGGCAGCTGCTGCCCCTTGAGATGGacgacacagagacaggcctccTCAGCGCTATCTGCCTCATCTGTGGAG ATCGAATGGACCTGGAGGAGCCAGAGAAAGTGGACAAGCTGCAAGAGCCGCTGCTGGAAGCGCTGAAGATATATGCTCGCCGACGCCGGCCCAACAAACCTTACATGTTCCCCCGCATGCTGATGAAAATCACTGACCTGCGGGGAATCAGCACCAAAG GGGCGGAACGAGCCATCACCCTGAAGATGGAGATTCCGGGCCCCATGCCACCTCTCATCCGAGAAATGCTGGAAAATCCTGAGATGTTTGAAGATGAATTGTCACAGCCCCCACCCTTGGCAGAACCGCCTAGCTCCGAGGAGAGCCCAGCTGACACCAAGAGCCAGGAGGAAGCCCCTTAG
- the RARG gene encoding retinoic acid receptor gamma isoform X6, with product MATSSGFLAHRALDLGLLCETSGSRFSRHEKLLSQLWHAVAEINETLNVFGIDVLHSSESVRNDRNKKKKDVKEEVVVDSYEMTPELEELIQKVSKAHQETFPSLCQLGKYTTNSSADHRVQLDLGLWDKFSELATKCIIKIVEFAKRLPGFTTLSIADQITLLKAACLDILMLRICTRYTPEQDTMTFSDGLTLNRTQMHNAGFGPLTDLVFAFAGQLLPLEMDDTETGLLSAICLICGDRMDLEEPEKVDKLQEPLLEALKIYARRRRPNKPYMFPRMLMKITDLRGISTKGAERAITLKMEIPGPMPPLIREMLENPEMFEDELSQPPPLAEPPSSEESPADTKSQEEAP from the exons ATGGCAACCAGCTCTGGATTTCTTGCCCACAGGGCACTGGATCTGGGTCTCTTGTGTGAGACATCTGGATCTCGTTTCTCCCGCCATGAGAAGCTACTCTCCCAGTTGTGGCATGCTGTGG CAGAAATAAATGAAACCCTGAACGTTTTTGGAATTGACGTGCTCCATTCATCAGAAT CCGTGAGGAACGACcgcaacaaaaagaagaaggacgtgaaagaggaggtggtggtggatagCTATGAAATGACGCCTGAGCTGGAAGAGCTCATCCAGAAGGTCAGCAAGGCTCATCAGgaaaccttcccttccctctgccagCTGGGCAAATACACCACG AACTCCAGTGCAGATCACAGGGTACAGCTGGATCTTGGGCTGTGGGACAAGTTCAGTGAACTGGCCACCAAGTGCATCATCAAGATTGTGGAGTTTGCCAAACGCTTGCCGGGCTTCACCACCCTCAGCATCGCCGACCAGATCACCCTGCTCAAGGCGGCCTGTCTAGACATCCTG ATGCTTCGTATTTGCACCCGCTACACCCCGGAACAGGACACCATGACCTTCTCAGATGGGCTGACCCTGAACCGCACCCAGATGCACAATGCTGGATTTGGGCCCCTCACTGACTTGGTCTTTGCCTTTGCCGGGCAGCTGCTGCCCCTTGAGATGGacgacacagagacaggcctccTCAGCGCTATCTGCCTCATCTGTGGAG ATCGAATGGACCTGGAGGAGCCAGAGAAAGTGGACAAGCTGCAAGAGCCGCTGCTGGAAGCGCTGAAGATATATGCTCGCCGACGCCGGCCCAACAAACCTTACATGTTCCCCCGCATGCTGATGAAAATCACTGACCTGCGGGGAATCAGCACCAAAG GGGCGGAACGAGCCATCACCCTGAAGATGGAGATTCCGGGCCCCATGCCACCTCTCATCCGAGAAATGCTGGAAAATCCTGAGATGTTTGAAGATGAATTGTCACAGCCCCCACCCTTGGCAGAACCGCCTAGCTCCGAGGAGAGCCCAGCTGACACCAAGAGCCAGGAGGAAGCCCCTTAG